The genome window tacagTAGTTTTACTGTCTTGGTGTTAAGAGTGAAAAATTATGATCAAAAGTTGACATACGGATTGTAGAATACAAAAGACtattaaatgcagaaaaagtacaAATAATCTTCATTCAAAAGCTTTGTTAAGTGTATGAATATGGATTATTTTTAGGcttgaattctttttctcataTCGTATTAGACTAAGTCTGTTTCTCTGTGTAGATGGTAAATAGGGCTCCTTGTTAGTTCAATTTTAGATAAAATGTGTAAAGAGAGTACTTTCTGAAAACAGTAATCATTCCATATTGTTTTGCGGTTTACAGTGCTCCATTAAAAACAGCATGATATTGTTAGGTCTATTTTAAGCAATCATACAGTCTGATTCACAAAGGAGAACTGACACTTCCTTCCCATGTTTTATTACTGTATATCTTAGATTGCATTCTGTGtgctatttttttattgatgGGAGGATGGTGAGAAAGGCAGGATGGATTAAATGGATTCATTGGGAGACACTATAGAACATAAGTTTCTATTGGTTTCAGGTTTTAGAGTAGTCAAGAAGTTAGGGTGCTTCTTccaatatgaataaaaattactctttttaaGTACCTACTTTATGCTCAGTGATTTAGATGCATCACCTCAAATCCTCCAAATACCTTtgtattattattcatattttatgagTAAGCTAAAAGAGGCTCAGTTGTTTAAATGCCTTCCCCAAGTGAAGCCGTGTAGCTAGCAAATAACAAaactggattcaaacccagtgtCCGTCTGTACTGTTTGAATATAACAGGCTGAATTAGGGTGTGGTTTTGAAAGATTATTTCCCCTTAGTATGTCAAAGTGTCTTTCCCAGTAGTGTGCAGATTAGTCATTACATTTTTCTACATGAAATATTAACTTTGGTAATACTTATGTTGTAAGGATGGAGAACTCTTGTTTGGGAGTTACTAAAGAATTTGTTCCACAGGGTAAGTGTACACCTATCCCAGAAACAGACATTCATGTGTTTTACCTCATCCTTAATAACActagagcattctgttctttaaAACCCAGGATTAAAATCAGGCAAAGAAGGCTTAAACTGGACAAACgtacaattatcaaaatataCTCTTAGAATTAGGAAGGCAGTAGGCACTGGGCAgacattttgtttgcttattttcctcatcaactgaaaaaaagtcaaattctggCTACGTGGCCTTGGGTATCTTACTACCTGTCTCAATCCTTCATCTGTAAGGTGTACCCATCTCCTTTATAGGATTGTTCTTTGgattaatttgaatattaaagCTTAAATAACAGTGCTTGTCATAGTAAGATCTTAGAATTTTAAGTATTTACTGAGAACATGAGAATGTACAGTTAGAAGGAACTGTATTATTACTGTGCTTTAgctctgaaataaataaatatatatttaaatatttaaataaacaaatatatatttatttaaacaaatatatatttatttaaataaataaatatattttaatatatatttggtgGGGGGaacagttttcatttatttttttcacaaattaaGTCAGAGGACCCAGAGACCTGGTGTGTAGCACCAAGTGTCCTGTTGCAGCAGGTACTTCTCAGATACCTTGTCTTCCAACCCAGCCCTCTGACATATCCAGTTTTTTTTGACAAGTGCAATCATTTTAACAACAGGGCCATTCAGATccacttcatttattcaaaagCTCTTCCGAGAGGATCTCTGCTTGACTGCTTCAAGGATCTCCCTGCTGGTAATGGCTTTTCAGTGGTTATAGAAGGACAGTCTCACTGCCTCCAGGCTAACCCATTCCAGTTGCTGATCCTTCAGAAAGCCCAGTGCATCCAAGACCCAGGAACACCTGCTGAAGTCTGGGTGGGTTTGCTTTAGGATTTTCCCCATGAAACTAAAATAGATCTCCTTCgtccttctcttcttcccaaaGGCTGAACTGGCCCATTCGTATTTCTTTTTGGCTGGGATATAAATTGTAGTCTTCTTAGGAAATTGTAGTCCATGAAGCAAATGAAGTGCACATGGAAGGCTTAATCCATATACATCTAGCTCAGACCGCTGGCCTAATGattgagatatatgtatatgctagTTGTTGAGTAACACTctgaataaaaatcaataaagtagTTTAAAGAAGATAGAATGTGTCAGGGGTTCTGCTTTATATAGGGTGATCAGGAAGAGTGTCTCTGATGAGTGATATTTCAGTAGAGAACTAAAAGAAATGTGGAAGCTTAGGAGGAAAACATTATGGACAGAGAGACTGTCAAGTGCAAAGGCATTGAAACTAGAgggt of Physeter macrocephalus isolate SW-GA chromosome 5, ASM283717v5, whole genome shotgun sequence contains these proteins:
- the LOC129392119 gene encoding LOW QUALITY PROTEIN: histone H2A.N-like (The sequence of the model RefSeq protein was modified relative to this genomic sequence to represent the inferred CDS: substituted 1 base at 1 genomic stop codon) — encoded protein: MAEALGLAVQPSAVCAVFRYKEKATASISRCKPGKELTEVKQAAARQRPEPLRLLKERFGGVVVRVGVNGQRSELDVYGLSLPCALHLLHGLQFPKKTTIYIPAKKKYEWASSAFGKKRRTKEIYFSFMGKILKQTHPDFSRCSWVLDALGFLKDQQLEWVSLEAVRLSFYNHXKAITSREILEAVKQRSSRKSF